One window of the Melanotaenia boesemani isolate fMelBoe1 chromosome 14, fMelBoe1.pri, whole genome shotgun sequence genome contains the following:
- the dab1a gene encoding DAB adaptor protein 1a isoform X8, with amino-acid sequence MSTETELQPAVRPSSVRRDSKRKGQDRSEAALIRRFKGDGVRYKAKLIGLDEVTAARGDKLCQDSMMKLKGIAAAARSKGEHKQKVFLTVSFGGIKIFDEKSGVLQHHHAVHEISYIAKDITDHRAFGYVCGKEGNHRFVAIKTAQSAEPVILDLRDLFQLIYEIKQREEMEKKAQKDKQCEQAVYQNGHQNTPRHLHQRHHYHEQPLQQQKSEHQQRQQADLIDLDLGMVTQNISQLEIFGDMSTPPDITSPSTPASPANTLDPSQGLQPPTELFAPFNPASVPSGYVTMGAVPPGHWSQQAFAAQTPLAFGVQSPLGPVAQVLPSGQPLIWGQANIFPATQQQWAAMAAGAFPPTAYLPAQPVGTLPAAMFQTLTPVTTLTPAGESHSSAGASASALSPSASSSPQHGERGKKMGKEMFKVDFQLAKPPAMPSKKADQPSLAGTTEAFSTYFSRVGTAQDTDDCDDFDISQMNLTPVTSTTPSTNSPPTPAPRQSPPSKSSASHVSDPPTDATDPPTDDSFGEADGSPSRSGEEDAACGSGSPCPSETAEPSPEQASPEAGS; translated from the exons gGCAGGATCGCAGCGAGGCAGCTCTCATCAGGCGTTTTAAGGGCGATGGCGTCCGCTACAAGGCCAAACTCATAGGCCTGGACGAGGTCACTGCCGCCCGCGGAGACAAACTCTGCCAGGACTCCATGATGAAGCTCAAG GGTATAGCGGCAGCAGCGCGGTCTAAAGGAGAACACAAACAGAAGGTGTTTCTGACTGTTTCCTTTGGAGGGATCAAGATCTTTGATGAGAAGTCGGGG GTCCTTCAGCACCACCATGCAGTCCACGAGATCTCCTACATTGCCAAGGACATCACGGACCACAGAGCCTTTGGCTACGTTTGTGGGAAGGAAGGGAATCACCGCTTTGTGGCCATCAAAACTGCACAGTCG GCCGAGCCTGTGATTCTGGACCTACGGGACTTGTTCCAGCTCATCTATGAGATAAAGCAGAGAGAAGAGATGGAGAAGAAGGCCCAGAAAGACAAGCAGTGTGAGCAGGCAGTCTACCAG AATGGACATCAAAACACCCCCCGCCATCTTCATCAGCGTCATCATTATCATGAACAACCTCTCCAACAACAGAAAAGTGAACATCAGCAGAGGCAGCAGGCAGATCTGATAGACTTAGACCTGGGAATGGTTACTCAG AATATCAGCCAGTTAGAGATTTTCGGAGACATGTCTACACCTCCTGACATCACCTCTCCATCA ACCCCTGCCTCTCCTGCCAACACCCTCGACCCCTCGCAGGGCCTGCAGCCCCCCACTGAACTGTTTGCTCCCTTCAATCCTGCGTCTGTGCCCTCAG GTTATGTGACGATGGGGGCAGTACCTCCGGGGCACTGGTCCCAGCAGGCGTTTGCTGCTCAGACACCGCTGGCCTTCGGGGTCCAGTCTCCTCTCGGCCCCGTAGCCCAGGTTCTGCCCAGCGGCCAGCCTCTGATCTGGGGCCAGGCCAACATCTTCCCCGCCACCCAGCAGCAGTGGGCAGCCATGGCGGCCGGAGCCTTCCCCCCTACAGCCTACCTCCCTGCCCAGCCGGTGGGCACTCTGCCCGCTGCGATGTTCCAAACCCTCACCCCTGTCACGACTCTGACTCCAGCCGGCGAGAGCCATTCATCTGCTGGAGCCAGCGCCTCGGCCCTCTCCCCATCAGCATCGTCGAGTCCTCAGCACGGGGAGAGGGGAAAGAAAATGGGCAAGGAGATGTTCAAGGTG GATTTCCAGCTGGCAAAGCCTCCAGCGATGCCGTCAAAGAAGGCCGATCAGCCCAGCTTAGCAGGAACCACAGAGGCATTCAGCACTTACTTCAGCCGTGTGGGCACGGCCCAGGACACGGACGACTGTGACGACTTTGACATTTCTCAAATGAATCTCACACCGGTCACCTCCACAACACCGTCCACCAACTCCC CACCCACACCAGCTCCTAGGCAGAGTCCTCCATCCAAATCCTCAGCTTCTCATGTCAGCGACCCCCCCACGGATGCCACAGACCCCCCCACAGATGACTCATTTGGAGAAGCAGACGGCAGTCCTAGCCGCAGCGGAGAGGAAGATgct GCATGTGGTTCTGGGTCGCCCTGCCCCAGTGAGACAGCAGAGCCCAGCCCAGAACAGGCCAGTCCAGAGGCTGGGAGCTAG
- the dab1a gene encoding DAB adaptor protein 1a isoform X11 has translation MSTETELQPAVRPSSVRRDSKRKGQDRSEAALIRRFKGDGVRYKAKLIGLDEVTAARGDKLCQDSMMKLKGIAAAARSKGEHKQKVFLTVSFGGIKIFDEKSGVLQHHHAVHEISYIAKDITDHRAFGYVCGKEGNHRFVAIKTAQSAEPVILDLRDLFQLIYEIKQREEMEKKAQKDKQCEQAVYQNISQLEIFGDMSTPPDITSPSTPASPANTLDPSQGLQPPTELFAPFNPASVPSGYVTMGAVPPGHWSQQAFAAQTPLAFGVQSPLGPVAQVLPSGQPLIWGQANIFPATQQQWAAMAAGAFPPTAYLPAQPVGTLPAAMFQTLTPVTTLTPAGESHSSAGASASALSPSASSSPQHGERGKKMGKEMFKVDFQLAKPPAMPSKKADQPSLAGTTEAFSTYFSRVGTAQDTDDCDDFDISQMNLTPVTSTTPSTNSPPTPAPRQSPPSKSSASHVSDPPTDATDPPTDDSFGEADGSPSRSGEEDAACGSGSPCPSETAEPSPEQASPEAGS, from the exons gGCAGGATCGCAGCGAGGCAGCTCTCATCAGGCGTTTTAAGGGCGATGGCGTCCGCTACAAGGCCAAACTCATAGGCCTGGACGAGGTCACTGCCGCCCGCGGAGACAAACTCTGCCAGGACTCCATGATGAAGCTCAAG GGTATAGCGGCAGCAGCGCGGTCTAAAGGAGAACACAAACAGAAGGTGTTTCTGACTGTTTCCTTTGGAGGGATCAAGATCTTTGATGAGAAGTCGGGG GTCCTTCAGCACCACCATGCAGTCCACGAGATCTCCTACATTGCCAAGGACATCACGGACCACAGAGCCTTTGGCTACGTTTGTGGGAAGGAAGGGAATCACCGCTTTGTGGCCATCAAAACTGCACAGTCG GCCGAGCCTGTGATTCTGGACCTACGGGACTTGTTCCAGCTCATCTATGAGATAAAGCAGAGAGAAGAGATGGAGAAGAAGGCCCAGAAAGACAAGCAGTGTGAGCAGGCAGTCTACCAG AATATCAGCCAGTTAGAGATTTTCGGAGACATGTCTACACCTCCTGACATCACCTCTCCATCA ACCCCTGCCTCTCCTGCCAACACCCTCGACCCCTCGCAGGGCCTGCAGCCCCCCACTGAACTGTTTGCTCCCTTCAATCCTGCGTCTGTGCCCTCAG GTTATGTGACGATGGGGGCAGTACCTCCGGGGCACTGGTCCCAGCAGGCGTTTGCTGCTCAGACACCGCTGGCCTTCGGGGTCCAGTCTCCTCTCGGCCCCGTAGCCCAGGTTCTGCCCAGCGGCCAGCCTCTGATCTGGGGCCAGGCCAACATCTTCCCCGCCACCCAGCAGCAGTGGGCAGCCATGGCGGCCGGAGCCTTCCCCCCTACAGCCTACCTCCCTGCCCAGCCGGTGGGCACTCTGCCCGCTGCGATGTTCCAAACCCTCACCCCTGTCACGACTCTGACTCCAGCCGGCGAGAGCCATTCATCTGCTGGAGCCAGCGCCTCGGCCCTCTCCCCATCAGCATCGTCGAGTCCTCAGCACGGGGAGAGGGGAAAGAAAATGGGCAAGGAGATGTTCAAGGTG GATTTCCAGCTGGCAAAGCCTCCAGCGATGCCGTCAAAGAAGGCCGATCAGCCCAGCTTAGCAGGAACCACAGAGGCATTCAGCACTTACTTCAGCCGTGTGGGCACGGCCCAGGACACGGACGACTGTGACGACTTTGACATTTCTCAAATGAATCTCACACCGGTCACCTCCACAACACCGTCCACCAACTCCC CACCCACACCAGCTCCTAGGCAGAGTCCTCCATCCAAATCCTCAGCTTCTCATGTCAGCGACCCCCCCACGGATGCCACAGACCCCCCCACAGATGACTCATTTGGAGAAGCAGACGGCAGTCCTAGCCGCAGCGGAGAGGAAGATgct GCATGTGGTTCTGGGTCGCCCTGCCCCAGTGAGACAGCAGAGCCCAGCCCAGAACAGGCCAGTCCAGAGGCTGGGAGCTAG
- the dab1a gene encoding DAB adaptor protein 1a isoform X10 — protein sequence MSTETELQPAVRPSSVRRDSKRKGQDRSEAALIRRFKGDGVRYKAKLIGLDEVTAARGDKLCQDSMMKLKGIAAAARSKGEHKQKVFLTVSFGGIKIFDEKSGVLQHHHAVHEISYIAKDITDHRAFGYVCGKEGNHRFVAIKTAQSAEPVILDLRDLFQLIYEIKQREEMEKKAQKDKQCEQAVYQTILEEDLEDPVYQNISQLEIFGDMSTPPDITSPSTPASPANTLDPSQGLQPPTELFAPFNPASVPSGYVTMGAVPPGHWSQQAFAAQTPLAFGVQSPLGPVAQVLPSGQPLIWGQANIFPATQQQWAAMAAGAFPPTAYLPAQPVGTLPAAMFQTLTPVTTLTPAGESHSSAGASASALSPSASSSPQHGERGKKMGKEMFKDFQLAKPPAMPSKKADQPSLAGTTEAFSTYFSRVGTAQDTDDCDDFDISQMNLTPVTSTTPSTNSPPTPAPRQSPPSKSSASHVSDPPTDATDPPTDDSFGEADGSPSRSGEEDAACGSGSPCPSETAEPSPEQASPEAGS from the exons gGCAGGATCGCAGCGAGGCAGCTCTCATCAGGCGTTTTAAGGGCGATGGCGTCCGCTACAAGGCCAAACTCATAGGCCTGGACGAGGTCACTGCCGCCCGCGGAGACAAACTCTGCCAGGACTCCATGATGAAGCTCAAG GGTATAGCGGCAGCAGCGCGGTCTAAAGGAGAACACAAACAGAAGGTGTTTCTGACTGTTTCCTTTGGAGGGATCAAGATCTTTGATGAGAAGTCGGGG GTCCTTCAGCACCACCATGCAGTCCACGAGATCTCCTACATTGCCAAGGACATCACGGACCACAGAGCCTTTGGCTACGTTTGTGGGAAGGAAGGGAATCACCGCTTTGTGGCCATCAAAACTGCACAGTCG GCCGAGCCTGTGATTCTGGACCTACGGGACTTGTTCCAGCTCATCTATGAGATAAAGCAGAGAGAAGAGATGGAGAAGAAGGCCCAGAAAGACAAGCAGTGTGAGCAGGCAGTCTACCAG ACAATACTGGAGGAGGATCTGGAGGACCCGGTCTACCAG AATATCAGCCAGTTAGAGATTTTCGGAGACATGTCTACACCTCCTGACATCACCTCTCCATCA ACCCCTGCCTCTCCTGCCAACACCCTCGACCCCTCGCAGGGCCTGCAGCCCCCCACTGAACTGTTTGCTCCCTTCAATCCTGCGTCTGTGCCCTCAG GTTATGTGACGATGGGGGCAGTACCTCCGGGGCACTGGTCCCAGCAGGCGTTTGCTGCTCAGACACCGCTGGCCTTCGGGGTCCAGTCTCCTCTCGGCCCCGTAGCCCAGGTTCTGCCCAGCGGCCAGCCTCTGATCTGGGGCCAGGCCAACATCTTCCCCGCCACCCAGCAGCAGTGGGCAGCCATGGCGGCCGGAGCCTTCCCCCCTACAGCCTACCTCCCTGCCCAGCCGGTGGGCACTCTGCCCGCTGCGATGTTCCAAACCCTCACCCCTGTCACGACTCTGACTCCAGCCGGCGAGAGCCATTCATCTGCTGGAGCCAGCGCCTCGGCCCTCTCCCCATCAGCATCGTCGAGTCCTCAGCACGGGGAGAGGGGAAAGAAAATGGGCAAGGAGATGTTCAAG GATTTCCAGCTGGCAAAGCCTCCAGCGATGCCGTCAAAGAAGGCCGATCAGCCCAGCTTAGCAGGAACCACAGAGGCATTCAGCACTTACTTCAGCCGTGTGGGCACGGCCCAGGACACGGACGACTGTGACGACTTTGACATTTCTCAAATGAATCTCACACCGGTCACCTCCACAACACCGTCCACCAACTCCC CACCCACACCAGCTCCTAGGCAGAGTCCTCCATCCAAATCCTCAGCTTCTCATGTCAGCGACCCCCCCACGGATGCCACAGACCCCCCCACAGATGACTCATTTGGAGAAGCAGACGGCAGTCCTAGCCGCAGCGGAGAGGAAGATgct GCATGTGGTTCTGGGTCGCCCTGCCCCAGTGAGACAGCAGAGCCCAGCCCAGAACAGGCCAGTCCAGAGGCTGGGAGCTAG
- the dab1a gene encoding DAB adaptor protein 1a isoform X3 produces the protein MSTETELQPAVRPSSVRRDSKRKGQDRSEAALIRRFKGDGVRYKAKLIGLDEVTAARGDKLCQDSMMKLKGIAAAARSKGEHKQKVFLTVSFGGIKIFDEKSGVLQHHHAVHEISYIAKDITDHRAFGYVCGKEGNHRFVAIKTAQSAEPVILDLRDLFQLIYEIKQREEMEKKAQKDKQCEQAVYQTILEEDLEDPVYQYIVFEAGHEPIRDQSEESIYQVPTSQQKEGVYDVPKRHPNGHQNTPRHLHQRHHYHEQPLQQQKSEHQQRQQADLIDLDLGMVTQNISQLEIFGDMSTPPDITSPSTPASPANTLDPSQGLQPPTELFAPFNPASVPSGYVTMGAVPPGHWSQQAFAAQTPLAFGVQSPLGPVAQVLPSGQPLIWGQANIFPATQQQWAAMAAGAFPPTAYLPAQPVGTLPAAMFQTLTPVTTLTPAGESHSSAGASASALSPSASSSPQHGERGKKMGKEMFKVDFQLAKPPAMPSKKADQPSLAGTTEAFSTYFSRVGTAQDTDDCDDFDISQMNLTPVTSTTPSTNSPPTPAPRQSPPSKSSASHVSDPPTDATDPPTDDSFGEADGSPSRSGEEDAKGKDPLYAQINKGKK, from the exons gGCAGGATCGCAGCGAGGCAGCTCTCATCAGGCGTTTTAAGGGCGATGGCGTCCGCTACAAGGCCAAACTCATAGGCCTGGACGAGGTCACTGCCGCCCGCGGAGACAAACTCTGCCAGGACTCCATGATGAAGCTCAAG GGTATAGCGGCAGCAGCGCGGTCTAAAGGAGAACACAAACAGAAGGTGTTTCTGACTGTTTCCTTTGGAGGGATCAAGATCTTTGATGAGAAGTCGGGG GTCCTTCAGCACCACCATGCAGTCCACGAGATCTCCTACATTGCCAAGGACATCACGGACCACAGAGCCTTTGGCTACGTTTGTGGGAAGGAAGGGAATCACCGCTTTGTGGCCATCAAAACTGCACAGTCG GCCGAGCCTGTGATTCTGGACCTACGGGACTTGTTCCAGCTCATCTATGAGATAAAGCAGAGAGAAGAGATGGAGAAGAAGGCCCAGAAAGACAAGCAGTGTGAGCAGGCAGTCTACCAG ACAATACTGGAGGAGGATCTGGAGGACCCGGTCTACCAG TACATTGTGTTTGAGGCGGGACACGAACCCATCCGTGACCAGTCAGAAGAGAGCATTTATCAG GTTCCCACCAGTCAGCAGAAGGAAGGGGTCTATGACGTCCCAAAGCGACACCCA AATGGACATCAAAACACCCCCCGCCATCTTCATCAGCGTCATCATTATCATGAACAACCTCTCCAACAACAGAAAAGTGAACATCAGCAGAGGCAGCAGGCAGATCTGATAGACTTAGACCTGGGAATGGTTACTCAG AATATCAGCCAGTTAGAGATTTTCGGAGACATGTCTACACCTCCTGACATCACCTCTCCATCA ACCCCTGCCTCTCCTGCCAACACCCTCGACCCCTCGCAGGGCCTGCAGCCCCCCACTGAACTGTTTGCTCCCTTCAATCCTGCGTCTGTGCCCTCAG GTTATGTGACGATGGGGGCAGTACCTCCGGGGCACTGGTCCCAGCAGGCGTTTGCTGCTCAGACACCGCTGGCCTTCGGGGTCCAGTCTCCTCTCGGCCCCGTAGCCCAGGTTCTGCCCAGCGGCCAGCCTCTGATCTGGGGCCAGGCCAACATCTTCCCCGCCACCCAGCAGCAGTGGGCAGCCATGGCGGCCGGAGCCTTCCCCCCTACAGCCTACCTCCCTGCCCAGCCGGTGGGCACTCTGCCCGCTGCGATGTTCCAAACCCTCACCCCTGTCACGACTCTGACTCCAGCCGGCGAGAGCCATTCATCTGCTGGAGCCAGCGCCTCGGCCCTCTCCCCATCAGCATCGTCGAGTCCTCAGCACGGGGAGAGGGGAAAGAAAATGGGCAAGGAGATGTTCAAGGTG GATTTCCAGCTGGCAAAGCCTCCAGCGATGCCGTCAAAGAAGGCCGATCAGCCCAGCTTAGCAGGAACCACAGAGGCATTCAGCACTTACTTCAGCCGTGTGGGCACGGCCCAGGACACGGACGACTGTGACGACTTTGACATTTCTCAAATGAATCTCACACCGGTCACCTCCACAACACCGTCCACCAACTCCC CACCCACACCAGCTCCTAGGCAGAGTCCTCCATCCAAATCCTCAGCTTCTCATGTCAGCGACCCCCCCACGGATGCCACAGACCCCCCCACAGATGACTCATTTGGAGAAGCAGACGGCAGTCCTAGCCGCAGCGGAGAGGAAGATgct
- the dab1a gene encoding DAB adaptor protein 1a isoform X9, whose amino-acid sequence MSTETELQPAVRPSSVRRDSKRKGQDRSEAALIRRFKGDGVRYKAKLIGLDEVTAARGDKLCQDSMMKLKGIAAAARSKGEHKQKVFLTVSFGGIKIFDEKSGVLQHHHAVHEISYIAKDITDHRAFGYVCGKEGNHRFVAIKTAQSAEPVILDLRDLFQLIYEIKQREEMEKKAQKDKQCEQAVYQTILEEDLEDPVYQNISQLEIFGDMSTPPDITSPSTPASPANTLDPSQGLQPPTELFAPFNPASVPSGYVTMGAVPPGHWSQQAFAAQTPLAFGVQSPLGPVAQVLPSGQPLIWGQANIFPATQQQWAAMAAGAFPPTAYLPAQPVGTLPAAMFQTLTPVTTLTPAGESHSSAGASASALSPSASSSPQHGERGKKMGKEMFKVDFQLAKPPAMPSKKADQPSLAGTTEAFSTYFSRVGTAQDTDDCDDFDISQMNLTPVTSTTPSTNSPPTPAPRQSPPSKSSASHVSDPPTDATDPPTDDSFGEADGSPSRSGEEDAACGSGSPCPSETAEPSPEQASPEAGS is encoded by the exons gGCAGGATCGCAGCGAGGCAGCTCTCATCAGGCGTTTTAAGGGCGATGGCGTCCGCTACAAGGCCAAACTCATAGGCCTGGACGAGGTCACTGCCGCCCGCGGAGACAAACTCTGCCAGGACTCCATGATGAAGCTCAAG GGTATAGCGGCAGCAGCGCGGTCTAAAGGAGAACACAAACAGAAGGTGTTTCTGACTGTTTCCTTTGGAGGGATCAAGATCTTTGATGAGAAGTCGGGG GTCCTTCAGCACCACCATGCAGTCCACGAGATCTCCTACATTGCCAAGGACATCACGGACCACAGAGCCTTTGGCTACGTTTGTGGGAAGGAAGGGAATCACCGCTTTGTGGCCATCAAAACTGCACAGTCG GCCGAGCCTGTGATTCTGGACCTACGGGACTTGTTCCAGCTCATCTATGAGATAAAGCAGAGAGAAGAGATGGAGAAGAAGGCCCAGAAAGACAAGCAGTGTGAGCAGGCAGTCTACCAG ACAATACTGGAGGAGGATCTGGAGGACCCGGTCTACCAG AATATCAGCCAGTTAGAGATTTTCGGAGACATGTCTACACCTCCTGACATCACCTCTCCATCA ACCCCTGCCTCTCCTGCCAACACCCTCGACCCCTCGCAGGGCCTGCAGCCCCCCACTGAACTGTTTGCTCCCTTCAATCCTGCGTCTGTGCCCTCAG GTTATGTGACGATGGGGGCAGTACCTCCGGGGCACTGGTCCCAGCAGGCGTTTGCTGCTCAGACACCGCTGGCCTTCGGGGTCCAGTCTCCTCTCGGCCCCGTAGCCCAGGTTCTGCCCAGCGGCCAGCCTCTGATCTGGGGCCAGGCCAACATCTTCCCCGCCACCCAGCAGCAGTGGGCAGCCATGGCGGCCGGAGCCTTCCCCCCTACAGCCTACCTCCCTGCCCAGCCGGTGGGCACTCTGCCCGCTGCGATGTTCCAAACCCTCACCCCTGTCACGACTCTGACTCCAGCCGGCGAGAGCCATTCATCTGCTGGAGCCAGCGCCTCGGCCCTCTCCCCATCAGCATCGTCGAGTCCTCAGCACGGGGAGAGGGGAAAGAAAATGGGCAAGGAGATGTTCAAGGTG GATTTCCAGCTGGCAAAGCCTCCAGCGATGCCGTCAAAGAAGGCCGATCAGCCCAGCTTAGCAGGAACCACAGAGGCATTCAGCACTTACTTCAGCCGTGTGGGCACGGCCCAGGACACGGACGACTGTGACGACTTTGACATTTCTCAAATGAATCTCACACCGGTCACCTCCACAACACCGTCCACCAACTCCC CACCCACACCAGCTCCTAGGCAGAGTCCTCCATCCAAATCCTCAGCTTCTCATGTCAGCGACCCCCCCACGGATGCCACAGACCCCCCCACAGATGACTCATTTGGAGAAGCAGACGGCAGTCCTAGCCGCAGCGGAGAGGAAGATgct GCATGTGGTTCTGGGTCGCCCTGCCCCAGTGAGACAGCAGAGCCCAGCCCAGAACAGGCCAGTCCAGAGGCTGGGAGCTAG